The Oikeobacillus pervagus DNA window ACAAGCATCCTCCCACCATTTGATAAACTTTCACATTGAAAAGCAGTTTTTCAAGGAAGAGAAACAGTGTACAACAAGCAAGGATCATCACTACACTACCCAAAGTCCATTTTAATAATGGGATTGGCCACTTCCACATCAATAACAAAGAAGCGATGAAGCTACTCATTAAAACAAGTAAAAAGAGGACAGTTAATTTGGCTAACATCATTTCCACTGCGGAGACGCCACGTGATTGTAAACGAGCTTCTACACTAGAGCTCAAATAATTGTCTAATAAAACTAAACCTGTGAAACTCCAAATCATAAGAAGAAACACATAAAAAGAAACAGAGTAATATTCCACTAAATTTCGCTGAAATAATGAGTCTACTACCTTCTCTTCATAAATATTTCCCCTTCCTAAAACGTGAAGGGAAAAAGTAACGATGTTTTTTTTCAACTCTTCTTTTCTTTCCTGTTTTGAGAATGTCGAATCTAACATGAAATCATGAATCGTATTAATGCCACTTTGTGCGGCTGAAGTTAAATACGCAGCACTATCCATTACATGTAGGACTAATTGGGATTGCAAAGGTCGTTGGGAATTCCCAACGACCTTAACAGGTGTATTAATCCCTTGGGCAACATCTCGACTAAATCCTTTTGGAATAATGATTATTGAAGCAATTTCATTTTTCTTCATCATGTTCTGAGCCGTCTTCTCATTCGTTTGAATGGGCTTCATCAACTTTTTAAAATCATCATTCTCC harbors:
- a CDS encoding ABC transporter permease; protein product: MKNIGVFTALYVASLWKRKMIISLYWFIPILFLVGMGIIGSQLFKNKGMVEPFQIAIINHDPTFETKLVVNQLTENDDFKKLMKPIQTNEKTAQNMMKKNEIASIIIIPKGFSRDVAQGINTPVKVVGNSQRPLQSQLVLHVMDSAAYLTSAAQSGINTIHDFMLDSTFSKQERKEELKKNIVTFSLHVLGRGNIYEEKVVDSLFQRNLVEYYSVSFYVFLLMIWSFTGLVLLDNYLSSSVEARLQSRGVSAVEMMLAKLTVLFLLVLMSSFIASLLLMWKWPIPLLKWTLGSVVMILACCTLFLFLEKLLFNVKVYQMVGGCLLIVGAISGGHMIPTVYFPHWLELLGKTTVNYWGLKFFLSGEIAWGSIINLSAVSVLCLVFTVLLTRYFQERGRLNEWGFFFKH